Proteins from one Triticum aestivum cultivar Chinese Spring chromosome 7A, IWGSC CS RefSeq v2.1, whole genome shotgun sequence genomic window:
- the LOC123153303 gene encoding uncharacterized protein: MAKQVSWTPTMSKFMLTWLSDLVSSGNRTSTAFKQSQFNACATALNEHFQLSLNGDQIKNHNRTWKRKLQKIVKLKDLSGALWDEDKSMIVLDHEHYTNHVKAHPEDEQYLNKTIIHYKEMMNIAGGSMATGQYAKDSSDPLATEVVNLEEETTKKPTAPHEEVAQSTNAGSSGPKPKKAKPNPCAEDRLHATILASSERIAIAIEKSSSTENNAIDGLWESMKVLPGFSLDYLAHYYAYLVDNPRVAMAFKVLEEDQKKVWVSRYVKNTFPEA; this comes from the exons ATGGCTAAGCAAGTTTCATGGACACCTACCATGTCCAAGTTCATGCTAACATGGCTAAGTGATTTGGTCTCTAGTGGCAATAGAACAAGTACTGCATTCAAGCAATCACAGTTCAACGCTTGTGCCACTGCTTTGAATGAGCATTTCCAACTTAGCTTGAATGGAGATCAGATCAAAAATCATAATAGGACATGGAAGCGAAAACTGCAGAAAATAGTGAAACTCAAGGACTTGAGTGGTGCACTATGGGATGAGGACAAGTCTATGATTGTTCTTGATCATGAGCATTACACAAATCATGTTAAG GCTCATCCAGAGGACGAACAGTACCTTAACAAGACTATTATTCATTATAAGGAGATGATGAATATAGCTGGAGGGAGCATGGCTACAGGGCAATATGCAAAAGACTCAAGTGACCCTCTTGCTACAGAAGTGGTTAATCTTGAAGAAGAGACAACCAAGAAACCCACTGCGCCACATGAAGAGGTTGCACAATCAACCAATGCAGGTTCATCCGGTCCCAAACCAAAAAAGGCCAAACCAAATCCTTGTGCGGAAGACAGGTTGCATGCCACCATACTTGCATCCAGTGAAAGAATTGCTATTGCCATAGAGAAGAGTTCTAGCACCGAGAACAATGCCATAGATGGTCTTTGGGAGAGCATGAAAGTACTTCCTGGGTTCAGTTTGGATTACCTTGCTCATTACTACGCATATTTGGTTGACAATCCTCGTGTTGCTATGGCATTCAAGGTGTTGGAAGAGGATCAAAAGAAGGTTTGGGTTTCTAGGTATGTCAAGAATACCTTTCCTGAAGCGTAA